TATTCCAGCGGTCAATAAGCAGATCTACTTATCGGCCAATTCATCATATATCTGGGTGTAATCAACACTGGTGAGTGTGTTATACAACACCTCTTCTTTCTGATCAAGCAGGTAGACGAAACAGATTGACCAGGTACGGATCCGGTCAGGTTCGATGGTAACTCCGAGGCTATCGATTTTCAGTGATTGCCCCGTCGCCAATATCCAGATCTTCTCTTAACTCTTCTAGAAGATGAGTTCCTTCCGTGTGAAGCTCATTTGCCCGCTCGAGGGAGACTTCTCCATCCTCAAGCTGTGCGATAATCTCTTCGAGGCGCTCTGTTTTCTCTGAAATCGGTGCATCGTCTGGGATGTCTGGTGTGTCGCTCATAGGTTTAACAGAAGGATGCCGAGCAACAGCAACACGAGGATCACGAGTACGGCGATCGTGATCTGCTGCCGGCGTTGTGACTCGCTGTACTCTTGCGCAACTGCTTCTTTCTCTTCCTCGTGGGCTTTCTGCTGTTCGAAGGACTATAGTGCGTGATCGAGTTCTGTCTCAAGCGTCGTGAGTCGTTCAGACGTTCCGCTTCAAATGCGTGGTCGAGGTCTGCTGAGGAAGTAGCGAGTTCGCTGGTCACATACTGTTTGTAGGCATTGTCGAGCTTCTCCTCTGTTCCCTCGAGGTGTGTCTGGACTGTCCGCTGGTACGCACTGTTCAACCACCCCGTGAGCTCCCGAACTTTCTGTTTCTCGTGGACTTTTTGCTGTTCAAAAGATTCCAGCGCATGCTCAAGTTCTGTCTCAAGCGCCGTGAGCCGTTCAGACGTGGAGCGCTTCAAACGCGCGATCGAGGTCTGTTGAAAACGTCGCGAGGTTGCTATCGACCTGCTGTTCGTAGGCAGTATTCAGGTTATCAACAGTCGCCTCGAGTTGGGTCTGGACGGTTCGTTCGTATGCACGGTCCAGCCGGTCAGTGACGTCCTGGAGTTTGGTTTCGAGATCCTCTTTCTTGGGTACGATCTCGCCTGCGTGTGTCGGTGTCATGACTCGCTTGTCTGCGACCTCGTCAGCCAGTGTCCGATCGTTTTCGTGGCCGACACCGACAACGAATGGCGTTGTGGTGTTGTGAATCACTCGACAAAGTGGCGTCTCGTTGAATACGCGGAGGTCCTTTTCTGATCCTCCACCACGGGTTAACACGATCACATCAATGTGTGCGTTATCATCGAGTTCACTGATCGCTTGCATCATCGACAACATCGCATCGTCACCCTGGACGGTCGTATGGTGGATGACGATATCCACGTCAGGGTGGCGGCCGTGAATGCTCGTGACGGCATCTTCACGCGCATCACTGTCTGCGCTCGTGACGAGTCCGATCCGGCGAGGGAACTCTGGAAGTGACTGCTTTGTTTTCTCGCTTAAGAGGCCGTCCTCCTCGAGGATTCGCTTGTTCTCTTGGTACGTTTGCTGGTAGTTTCTCTCTCCGACTTCGACAAAGTCCTCCACAATGAGTGAAACACTACCGTTTGCTGCGTAGTACGACAGCTCTCCTTTGACTGCGATGTGTGTCCCGTCATCGATCGTGATGTCGAACGAACGGAGCCGATGGCTGAAGATCACACAGTGGATCGTGGAGTCTTCGTGAACGAGATCGAAGTGTGCATGTCCGTTTCCGGAGACGCCATAGTCGGAGACGTCGCCAAGAACGTAGTCGTACTGGAGATCGGACGTATTCTCGAGAACTGTGCTAATTTCGTCGTTGAGGGCGTCGACGAACGTGATGTTGTCTGTGTTGAGTGTCTCCTGATGTGTCTCAAGGGTGGTTGTGGTCTCCTCGTCACCACTCGAGTTGACACCCATTACGCCGCACCTGTTCGTGTCGGTACTAAAATACTTGCTTTGGCTCTGGTGAATCGCCATATAGCATCGAGCTCTCGTGTTTTGATGGCGTCGTGAGAGCGTCTACCCGCTTCGCCACTGCTCGCTTCGCCACTGCTCGCTTCGTTACTGCTAGAATTCTCAGTGTCACAGTCAAATCCGGCGTTACGGCTCGAGCGATGTGATTTCTCACCGAAGATCGCCGCCGTCTAGCGATTCATCAAACCAAAATTTCATACGTGAAGACGGATGTGCCGAGAACAGCTACAGTCAGCTATGAGATACTACGGACTCAAAGGGGTAGCGTGAGACAGTAGTTCTCTACCTCGGGTGCAAGGGAGATAATCTGCTCCCGACGCCGGAGTTCTTCGCGACGCGTTTCGATTCTGTCCTCGAGCTGTTCAAGACGCTCCTGTTGGCCACGGATCGCGATGTCCATATCTGAGCCGGCATCGGCTTTGCGCTCGTACTCCTCGATGAAGGACTCGATCCGTTCTCGTTCAGCCTGTGCGTATTCCTCGAGATTCTCCAGCTCCCGAGCGGTCTCCTCGTGACGCTTCTCCTGAAGATGGTTCTTGATCTCGTTGACCCGCACGCTCACATAGCGATCGGCAGCCGTCCGTAAGTCGGCTTGCACGTCGAGTACCGTCTGAAGGTCGTCGACATCGGGCTTTGCTGTTATGGAGTCGCCCTCGACAACACGTTCACCAAGCGCCTGCTGGGCGTCCTCTTGCGCAGCATCCACGAAGACCGGGATGGTTTCCTCGCGAATCACATCGCCGGTGCCGTCCTCGAACGCGACGCGATAGTTGTAGGTGATCCCCGGCGTGTCGACGAACGGAAGCAGTTTGAGTCCGACTTCGCCGCGCTCGTCCTCCAACACGCGTGCCATGAGCCGTTGCAGGACATCTGTGCCGGGAGCGAGGTAGGTGATGTCCTCGTGATCCATCGCGAAGTCGCGGTCGAACGTGAACGGGCCGAACGTCGCATCTTGGCCGGGCGAATTGATTCCGTCTGGCAATTCGGCTTGATAGAGGTTGGTGCTGCGCTTCTCGAATTCGCCTCCGAAGGCGCCGACTGCTTGCTCGAAGAACTCGCGGATATCTCTCTCACTTCCGTAGACGTCCTCCGACTCATCGACGACTTCCTGAATCTGCCGGCGGCTCTCCGCGTCGAACGTGCTCGTATCGACCAGGCTCCGCTCGTACCACTCCTCGAGCGTCCGCTGACGCTCCTCGATCATCTCCTCGAGTTCCTCTTTGGTCGCACTCGGTGGTTCGTCGTTCTCGATGGACTCCATGATGAGCGAGTCTACGTCGATGTCATCGAGGATGCCGAGTACGTCCGCCGTGTTCCCGAGCTGGGAGCGAATCTCTTCGACCTTGGTTTGGAGCATCTCGAAGATCTCGCTCTCGCGGGTATCGTCGAAGAGGAAGTTCCAGACCTTGACTTCCTCCTCCTGTCCGTAGCGGTGAATGCGTCCGATCCGCTGCTCGAGCCGGTTCGGGTTCCACGGAAGCTCGTAGTTGGCCATAATGTGGCAGCTGTGCTGGAGGTCAATCCCCTCGCTCGCTGCGTCGGTCGCGAACAGGAGTCGCGACTGGCCGTGATTGAACTCATCTTCGATCCGCGCCCGTTCATCCTTGTCCACGTCGCCGTGAATCACGAGAATCTCGTCGGCCCACGGCTCGTCCTGCACGAACTCGAGGAGGTAGTCGAGCGTATCTCGGTACTCAGTGAATAACAGAAGTTTCTCGTCCGGTTGTTCCTCGAGGAGTTGGGAGATGAACCGTCTGACCTTCTGGGCCTTGGAGTCGACCGGCAAATCCTCCGCCAGCGAGACGAGGTCGCGGAGTGTGTCGATCTCCTCTTGGAGCTGTTCGTCGGTGCTGGTGACGGTCAGGCCAGCGATCTCGTCTTCCGCGTGTTGCTTGTCGTCCTCGTCTAAATCCTCACCATCGAGGTAGGCTCGTGCTTCCTCGGAAAGACCATCCGTTTCCGCCTCTTCGTCGAGGAGGTCGTCCAGCCGTCGACGGAGCGTCGCATGAATCGCACCGACGCTACTCACCAGCCGTTTCTGCATGAGGGCCATCGCGAATCCGACCGCAGGCTCGTTCAACTTCTCCGAACGGTTGTAGACGTTTTTGACGTAATCGGTGACCGCCCGGTAGAACTGCCGCTCATCGTGCGTCATCGAGACCGATACCGAGTTGACCTCTCGGTCTGGGAAGACGCGTTCACCATCCTCGTTGTAGATGTCCGTCTTCCCCCGACGGATCATCACGCGGTTGACTGTTTCCTGTGAGAGATCACGGTTCTCGGCGACGAGGAAGGGGTCGATGTACTCGACGAGTGAGCGGAACGCCTCACCCTTCCCGTCATGTGGCGTCGCGCTGAGAAGCAGCAACGAGTCGGAGTTCCCCGTGACGGTATCGACCGTCTTTGCCGTCTTGCTCGGCGAGTCACCTCGCTTGGCGGCCTTGTGTGCCTCGTCGACCACGACGACGTCCCAGAACGCGTCCCGAAGCGCAGGCCGGAACTCGTCCTGTCGCAGAAACGCCATACTGGTGACGAGCTGTTGTTGGTCTTGGTTCCAGATGTTGGCCTCCTCGCCAAGTCGCCGACGCTCACCTTCGACCCACGCCCGGTCTGCGACGGTGAGATCAACGTCGAAGAAACGATCCATATCCCGGATCCACTTCTTCTGCAGGTGTGCAGGAACGACGAACAGGACGCGGTCGGCGCGATTCCGGGCGGCGAGTTCTTTGAGGATGAGTCCCGCCTCTATCGTTTTCCCGAGCCCGACATCGTCTCCGATGAGCGCCCGCTGACGGAGTTTCTGCATTACCCAGTTCACGGCGTCGAGTTGGTAGGGCTCCAGTCGAACAAGCGAGTTCGAGATGCTCAAGAGTTGTCCCTGTTCGTGGGCGAGTTTGAGTTTCGTCGCTTGCGTGTGGAGATCGAACCACTGCGCGGAGACCGAATTGTGATCAGGATGGAGGGAGTCAATTTGCTGATCGGGAATTCTCTCAAGGCCACTCTGAGCAGGTTTGACGTCGATGTCGTCGAGACAGACCGTCTTGACACCCTCTCCTTCGAGATACGCTCGAAGGTATTCGATGTCACCCACAGTCCGAGTCCGAATAACCTCCGCAGGAGTACCGTTGAGAATCACCCGCTGGCCGGGAGAAAATTGTGGAGATCCCGTCATTAACTGATACTGATGGCAACGGTTGACGCCGTCTTGAATGTTGATGAGTCGCGGTCTCCAGCTTCCATCGATACCGACCTGTAATGGGTTCCTGCTGGAGCCTATTCCTGTCGTAGATTTATGTCAGTTCGTTCTAACCGTTGTGTAATGGCGACAGTCGGCGAACTGGAAGAGCGGTTTCGTGAACTCCGAACCTCACTCGAGGCCCTACCAGACGTGTCCGAGCCGCCAAAGTCGACGCTTCGAATTCTCGGATCAGTGAGATCGGAGCAGACGTGGAATACGCTCTTGGCGTATTTCCTTGACCCCGATCAGCCACACGGCTTCGGCATCGACCTTCTGACGAGTTTCTTGGACAGGGTACAACAGGAGGCTGATCCCTCATTCGAGTACTACCATCGTCATCTCGAGAATATCGAGGTCGAGACCGAAGTCACGTCGCCCAACAATAATCGCCCCGACGTTGTACTCCGCGTTCCGGGGGACTGGTTCCTCTGCCTAGAATCAAAGATCGACTCGACGGAGGGCAACCAACAAACCACCCGATACGTCGAAGACACACATCTCGGAAGCGAGGAGAAAGCGACGTACTCCGACGACGGACACCACTACGTATTCCTCTCGAAAAAGTACGCACCAGACTCCAACGCGGGCGAGTTCCGTGACCTGTATTGGCGGCACGTCGTCGAGAGTTTCAAGACGGTACTCGAGCGCTCACACGGCCGCTATCCGGAACGGAGCGTCAGCCAACTGCGGGAGTTCTTGTCCACGATAACTCAAGTGACCAATATGGAAGACGACGACTTCGCGGAGATACAGAAGGAGAAAGTCCAGTTGCTCGGGGAGTATCGAGACGACATCGACACGCTGCTCGCTGCCGCGGAATCTCTTCGAGAGCGGGCAATCGAGGACTGGCCGGAACTGTTCAAAAGCCACGTGGCCGAGGAGCTATGGACGGACGAGTGGCACACCCGTCCGGATCACGGGAAGTGGGGCTGTTTGTTCAAAGACGGCTGGTACCTCGATGACGACAATCTCGAACCCACGATAGATCACACAGACACTCACGGCCAGACCGGGTTCCGATTGCACTTTGTCCACCTCATTCGAAACGAGGAGTCGTTCAGCCGCGGAAAACTCACGTTCATACTCCGTACTCCGACGAGAGTTGACTTACGGGACGAGTTCAACCGCCTCTACAACACTGATCGGTGGCAAGATCGCCTTGTTCCGATCCTCGATGATACCGGAATCACGAACAAGGGACAAAAGAAGGACTATACGCAGAAAACGTATGATGTCGACCAGTC
This Natrinema sp. HArc-T2 DNA region includes the following protein-coding sequences:
- the xseA gene encoding exodeoxyribonuclease VII large subunit is translated as MGVNSSGDEETTTTLETHQETLNTDNITFVDALNDEISTVLENTSDLQYDYVLGDVSDYGVSGNGHAHFDLVHEDSTIHCVIFSHRLRSFDITIDDGTHIAVKGELSYYAANGSVSLIVEDFVEVGERNYQQTYQENKRILEEDGLLSEKTKQSLPEFPRRIGLVTSADSDAREDAVTSIHGRHPDVDIVIHHTTVQGDDAMLSMMQAISELDDNAHIDVIVLTRGGGSEKDLRVFNETPLCRVIHNTTTPFVVGVGHENDRTLADEVADKRVMTPTHAGEIVPKKEDLETKLQDVTDRLDRAYERTVQTQLEATVDNLNTAYEQQVDSNLATFSTDLDRAFEALHV
- a CDS encoding helicase-related protein translates to MTGSPQFSPGQRVILNGTPAEVIRTRTVGDIEYLRAYLEGEGVKTVCLDDIDVKPAQSGLERIPDQQIDSLHPDHNSVSAQWFDLHTQATKLKLAHEQGQLLSISNSLVRLEPYQLDAVNWVMQKLRQRALIGDDVGLGKTIEAGLILKELAARNRADRVLFVVPAHLQKKWIRDMDRFFDVDLTVADRAWVEGERRRLGEEANIWNQDQQQLVTSMAFLRQDEFRPALRDAFWDVVVVDEAHKAAKRGDSPSKTAKTVDTVTGNSDSLLLLSATPHDGKGEAFRSLVEYIDPFLVAENRDLSQETVNRVMIRRGKTDIYNEDGERVFPDREVNSVSVSMTHDERQFYRAVTDYVKNVYNRSEKLNEPAVGFAMALMQKRLVSSVGAIHATLRRRLDDLLDEEAETDGLSEEARAYLDGEDLDEDDKQHAEDEIAGLTVTSTDEQLQEEIDTLRDLVSLAEDLPVDSKAQKVRRFISQLLEEQPDEKLLLFTEYRDTLDYLLEFVQDEPWADEILVIHGDVDKDERARIEDEFNHGQSRLLFATDAASEGIDLQHSCHIMANYELPWNPNRLEQRIGRIHRYGQEEEVKVWNFLFDDTRESEIFEMLQTKVEEIRSQLGNTADVLGILDDIDVDSLIMESIENDEPPSATKEELEEMIEERQRTLEEWYERSLVDTSTFDAESRRQIQEVVDESEDVYGSERDIREFFEQAVGAFGGEFEKRSTNLYQAELPDGINSPGQDATFGPFTFDRDFAMDHEDITYLAPGTDVLQRLMARVLEDERGEVGLKLLPFVDTPGITYNYRVAFEDGTGDVIREETIPVFVDAAQEDAQQALGERVVEGDSITAKPDVDDLQTVLDVQADLRTAADRYVSVRVNEIKNHLQEKRHEETARELENLEEYAQAERERIESFIEEYERKADAGSDMDIAIRGQQERLEQLEDRIETRREELRRREQIISLAPEVENYCLTLPL
- a CDS encoding PD-(D/E)XK nuclease family protein, whose translation is MATVGELEERFRELRTSLEALPDVSEPPKSTLRILGSVRSEQTWNTLLAYFLDPDQPHGFGIDLLTSFLDRVQQEADPSFEYYHRHLENIEVETEVTSPNNNRPDVVLRVPGDWFLCLESKIDSTEGNQQTTRYVEDTHLGSEEKATYSDDGHHYVFLSKKYAPDSNAGEFRDLYWRHVVESFKTVLERSHGRYPERSVSQLREFLSTITQVTNMEDDDFAEIQKEKVQLLGEYRDDIDTLLAAAESLRERAIEDWPELFKSHVAEELWTDEWHTRPDHGKWGCLFKDGWYLDDDNLEPTIDHTDTHGQTGFRLHFVHLIRNEESFSRGKLTFILRTPTRVDLRDEFNRLYNTDRWQDRLVPILDDTGITNKGQKKDYTQKTYDVDQSNLPESYFETLATAFAEHQPLADVVDEIVIEATENVRED
- the xseB gene encoding exodeoxyribonuclease VII small subunit, with the protein product MSDTPDIPDDAPISEKTERLEEIIAQLEDGEVSLERANELHTEGTHLLEELREDLDIGDGAITENR